The DNA sequence CTCGTCAAATCCCATCGTGAAGGCGGACAGATGCCCCTGAACACGAGCAGCGGTCGAGGCAACCAATCCCGAATCGATGCCCCCGGACAGAAACACGCCCAAGGGAACATCCGATCGCAGCCGAAGACGGGTCGCGTCCTGAAGCAGCTCGTCGATGCGGTCAATCCAAGTCTCCTCGGCAACACCCTCCTCCTCACCCACGTCGGGAAGATCCCAATACTTGACCGGGCCCTCAACCCGATTCTCCCGGAGGTGAACCCGCAACCAGGTGCCGGGAGGAAGCTTCATCACCCCCTCGTAAACGGATGTCCAGTGCGGAACAACGCCCAGACGCAGATAGCTCCCGACCGCAGACTGGGACAGGCGATGGGGGAAAGTGGGAAGTTCGCGCAGCGCCGCGACCTCCGAGGCGAACGCGAAGGTGTTGTCCTTTTTCCAGCAGTAGAGCGGCTTGACGCCCAGCCGATCGCGCACCAGCACGACCGTCTCGTTGCGGGAATCATAAATCGCAAAGGCGAACATCCCGTTCAACCGCGACAACGCCTCGATGCCATGGGCCTTGTAAAGCTTGAGTAGGACCTCGGTGTCGGTGCCGGTCTCGAACTTCAGCCCTTCCTGCTGCAACTCCGCCCGCAACTCCTGGAAGTTGTAGATCTCGCCGTTGAACACGATCATCACATCGCGGGAGGGATCCCACATCGGCTGATGACCCGCGGCGCTGAGATCAAGAATGGCCAGGCGCCGGAATCCGAAGCCAACGCGGCCCGTCAACTCCACACCCGCATCATCCGGTCCCCGATGAACCATCCGACTCGTCATCCGCCGCAGCACAGACTCCTCCAGCAGATCTTTGCTCGAGGCAATAATTCCAGCTATCCCACACATAACGTTCAGTAATACATCACCACAAAAAAACGAACTGTCGCCTAGCTGTCCTAGGTTACCGCGCCGGGGGCGGCGAGAATCGGGTTGGCGCTGAGGAGCCGCCACGCCCGCCAAATCAACCAGAGCTCCATCAGGCCCCCGGTGGTCGCGAAGGCGGCGATGGTCAGCGCCGCGTCCCGGAGGTAGACCCCGCCGAGCACGAGGGTCGAAATGCGGACAACCAGCAGCACGATTTCATAGACCAGGAGAATCCGCTGCTGGCGCCGCACTCGCAGGGCGACGGCGGCGGGCAGACTGAGATACGCTGGCACCATCCAGACCCACAGCCACTTGCCATACTCGCCCGCGGCGCGCCATTCCTCCCCGAACAGGAGCAGAAACAGGGCGGGAGTGAGCAGATAGCCCAGGGCTCCCGGCAGGATGGTGACCAGGCACAGACCACCGCTGGTCTTCTTGAAGAGCGCCTTGAGGTCTTGACGCGCGTTGTTCGCCTCGCTCATCCGCTGAAACAGCACGCGCTGCAGCGACGTGTAGGCGAGGCTCCACGGAGTCAGGAGAAACCGGGATGCGAATGCGTAATAGCCGACCACCGTCATGCCGAACTGCTGCGTCAGCACCAAGACCGGCGCGCCCTGCGACAGGGTGCTGAGCAAATTCTGAGAGCAGCTGTAGATGGGAAAGTCCCGATACCTGGAAGCCAGGCCCAAGACCTCGGATCGGTTCAACGCCTGACGCACGTGGTGCCCATCCCGTTTCCACATCCACCGGGCCACGACCAGGCTCGCCACCGCATCCCCCACCAGCAGCCCCACGATCAAGCCACCGGATAGGAATCCGCCCAGCGCGAGCAAGATCTGGCTCCCATTCTTCACCACCGCGCTCAGGATCTGGGTGGAGGACTGAAGCGAGAAGTTCTTCTGCCGCGTGCCCCAGGCCATGAACATCTGCCCAAACCCGCTCACCAGAAACGCCACCGGAGCCAGCCACAGCCAACCGCGCAGCTCGGGCATCCCACTGACCTGCAGCACCCAATCCTGCAGGAACACGATCACCGCGATCCCCACCAGGGTGATGATGATCACCGAGCCCATCCCCGCCAAAAACAAACCCGCCGCGGCGCGCTCCTCCTCGGGAAGTACCAAGGCCTGGGAGTACTGCAACGTCAGCACCGATCCCACCACACCAGTCAGGGCAAAGAAGCATCCGAATAACCCAAAGTCTGCCGGCCCGTACATCCGGCTGAGCACCGGCATCAAGACGAAAGACAAGGCCTGGGCCAGCGCCGAGCCCACCGCCAGCATGGCCACATTCCGGAAAAAGCCCTGCTCGCGCAGCCTCGTCCCCACAGCGCCGCTCCAGAGTTGCTTAGCTCGGCGCAAGAACATGAACAGGCGGTGGAAACGGCATGGTTTGATTCCGGAAACGAGGCCGAGGAGCAGCAGCAGCAGCCGTTATAAGGATGGCCTGCTCCTCTCGAAAACACTAGGTGGGGCTGCTTCCCCGCGGATAGACCACATCCGGCTCGAGGACTGTTCGGCCGCTCGAAACCGGCTTCGCGCGGTATTCCCGGCTGTAGCGGTAAAAGTAATCGGAGGAGACCGAGGCGCGGTTGTAGACAACCCCCAGAGCCCTCACATTGCACTTATACAAGCGGTTCAGCGCCTCCCGCAGCATGCGCGATGAGGTGTAGGAAGCACGCAGCACCATGAGCACATAATCCGCCTTCGGAACCAGGCTCATGATGTCGCTGGTGGCTAGCACCGGAGGAGTGTCGATCAGGATGTGGTCATAGTGGGGAACCAGCTCAGCCAGGAGCTGGTCCATTCCATCGCTCAGGAACACTTCGGGGTCATAGAGATCGCAATCGCCGGCGGGCACCACGTAGAGCTTGCCGAGCTCGGCATCGCTTTGCCCCCTGCTCGAGCCGGCCTGCGGCTGCTGAAGATCTACACGGACGATCGCATCGGAGATCTGACACATGCCTCCCAAGACCTCGCGGAGCCCGGGCTTGCCATTGATCCCCAGGATGGTGTGGATGGAACTCCGCCGCAAATCGGCATCGATGAGCAGAACCCGCGCCCCAGTCCGCGCCAGCGTGGCGGCGAGGTTGGAGGCCACCGTGCTCTTGCCCTCGGCCGGCACAGCGCTGCTGATCAGAATCACCTTGGGCTTGTAGGTTCCCGAGAACGAATAGAGCAGCGACATTCCCAAATTCCGAAACGACTCGACAAAGGCGTGCTGAAGATCGGGATCTTGATGCTTGAGCGGCTTGCCGGGATGGGCCGAGATGGTGCTTTCCGGAATCTGTCCAATGACATCCTCGGGCAGCGCATGGCTCAGCTCCGTGAGGGAGGTGAACCGATCATTGAGGAACTCCTTCAGGACGACGATCCACACGCCCAGCATGAAGCCGAGAAACAGGCCGCCTACCATGATGAGCAGCTTGCGGGAAACGGGCCTGGCGGCCGAAGCGGGCGCCACCGGGTTGAGCGGGTCCTGATCGGCGCTGTTGTGCAGGTCCACCGTCTGGAGCAGGCTGGCCATGCTGTCGTGAATGGCCTGGGTGCGCTGCCGCTCCTGCTTCATCCGCTCATAATCCATGAGCAGGCGACCGGCCCGAGCCGCATTCGTCTGCATCGTGTGGTACTGCAGCTGCGCATCCTCGATCTGCAACTCGAGCGACTTCCGGAGCCGGACGACCTGCGCCAGCGCCTGAATCGCCCCCTCCTCCTTGAGCGCCTTGAGAGTTTGTTCGTAGCCGGCGATTTCCTGGTTCAGCTTCACCATCTTCGAATGGGTGGGCCGCAGGACTTTCGCAAATTCATCACGCCTGGACCGAAGCACCTCCATCTGCTGGAGGATCTGAAAATAGGCGTTGTCGGAGCTGGGGCCTCCCAGCGACAAATTCTGACGCGTTCGTTCCAGTCCGGGTCCCTGGCTCACGACCCCGGCGCGATCGTTGCTGCGGGCGAGGTCGCGTAACTGTTCCGGAGTCAGCGAGTCCAGGATTTTATATTCGGTCCGCCAGGCGGAGATGGAGTCGGAAAGGCGGGAGAGGTTCGCCCCGGCGTTCTGGCTCTGCTCGGTCAGCAGGGCGACGTTGTTGGAAATGCTGAAGCCGGCGATGGCGAGGTCCTGTTTCTGGATCTGCGCCTCCACCTCCTTCATCTGGTCGGTGATGCTGCTCAACGCGCCGGTCGAGGCGTGCTGGCGCGACGCGCGTTTCAGCGCAAAATACTCCTCCACCACCGCGTCCAGAAAGGCCCGCGTGGCGTCCGGGGAGGCGCCGATGGCTTCCACCTCCAGCATGCCGCTCTTCATGGACGACCGGGTGGTGATCTTGAAAGGCACGAGCACCAGCTCATTCGTGCCGGGGGGCGGCCCCAGCTGGGGGAACCGAGGACGAATGCGTTCCAAGGCGCGCAGATGGATGGCGTCGTTCCTCAGCAGCTCCGCCTGAGTGCCCATGTAGCTGGCCAGATCCTCCGCAAAGGAGCGTTGATCGCCCGGCAGGCTTAGCTTGCTGGAGACCCACAACACCACTTCGGACTGATACGAAGGCCGCCGGACGAGGGCATAGCTGATCGCCGCGCCGCCCAGGACCGCCAGAGACAGAGCAATGATCCACCATCCCCGGCGAAAGGCACCCCACCACCGCTGCACCTGGGACTGAAACATCGCGGCGGTCGACAGATGGCCAGACTGACCTGCTACGGCCGGAAGTTGCCGACCACCCGCGTCGGCGTCCGTGAGTTGCTGTAACTCTCTGCTCATATAAATATGTGGTATCCAGGTCGACCCGCAAGCGCCGCCACCGGTGCCCGGAAGGCGCCGCTTGGAGCCCTCCCCAGCCTGGCTTCCCAAGGCAGGATCAGCTCACCATTTGCGAATAGGAACATAGATGACATCCTCGGGCTCAACCGTCACATCGTTCTCGGATCGGCCCTTCTTCAAGACATCCAGAATGTTGATCACGGTCGTCTTGCTCGGCGTGCCCTTGGGGCCGCTGCGAACCAGCTTCACATTCTTGCCATCGGCAAATTCCGTGAACCCGCCTGCGTTGAGGATGGCCTTGCTGACGGTCCAACTCTCGCCGGGAGGAATGTCCTG is a window from the Verrucomicrobiales bacterium genome containing:
- a CDS encoding oligosaccharide flippase family protein; translation: MFLRRAKQLWSGAVGTRLREQGFFRNVAMLAVGSALAQALSFVLMPVLSRMYGPADFGLFGCFFALTGVVGSVLTLQYSQALVLPEEERAAAGLFLAGMGSVIIITLVGIAVIVFLQDWVLQVSGMPELRGWLWLAPVAFLVSGFGQMFMAWGTRQKNFSLQSSTQILSAVVKNGSQILLALGGFLSGGLIVGLLVGDAVASLVVARWMWKRDGHHVRQALNRSEVLGLASRYRDFPIYSCSQNLLSTLSQGAPVLVLTQQFGMTVVGYYAFASRFLLTPWSLAYTSLQRVLFQRMSEANNARQDLKALFKKTSGGLCLVTILPGALGYLLTPALFLLLFGEEWRAAGEYGKWLWVWMVPAYLSLPAAVALRVRRQQRILLVYEIVLLVVRISTLVLGGVYLRDAALTIAAFATTGGLMELWLIWRAWRLLSANPILAAPGAVT
- a CDS encoding AAA family ATPase: MSRELQQLTDADAGGRQLPAVAGQSGHLSTAAMFQSQVQRWWGAFRRGWWIIALSLAVLGGAAISYALVRRPSYQSEVVLWVSSKLSLPGDQRSFAEDLASYMGTQAELLRNDAIHLRALERIRPRFPQLGPPPGTNELVLVPFKITTRSSMKSGMLEVEAIGASPDATRAFLDAVVEEYFALKRASRQHASTGALSSITDQMKEVEAQIQKQDLAIAGFSISNNVALLTEQSQNAGANLSRLSDSISAWRTEYKILDSLTPEQLRDLARSNDRAGVVSQGPGLERTRQNLSLGGPSSDNAYFQILQQMEVLRSRRDEFAKVLRPTHSKMVKLNQEIAGYEQTLKALKEEGAIQALAQVVRLRKSLELQIEDAQLQYHTMQTNAARAGRLLMDYERMKQERQRTQAIHDSMASLLQTVDLHNSADQDPLNPVAPASAARPVSRKLLIMVGGLFLGFMLGVWIVVLKEFLNDRFTSLTELSHALPEDVIGQIPESTISAHPGKPLKHQDPDLQHAFVESFRNLGMSLLYSFSGTYKPKVILISSAVPAEGKSTVASNLAATLARTGARVLLIDADLRRSSIHTILGINGKPGLREVLGGMCQISDAIVRVDLQQPQAGSSRGQSDAELGKLYVVPAGDCDLYDPEVFLSDGMDQLLAELVPHYDHILIDTPPVLATSDIMSLVPKADYVLMVLRASYTSSRMLREALNRLYKCNVRALGVVYNRASVSSDYFYRYSREYRAKPVSSGRTVLEPDVVYPRGSSPT